Proteins encoded by one window of Lathyrus oleraceus cultivar Zhongwan6 chromosome 1, CAAS_Psat_ZW6_1.0, whole genome shotgun sequence:
- the LOC127096491 gene encoding uncharacterized protein LOC127096491, giving the protein MGWVSDTVQSVKSIKFREALTQLITLGLVVTSALVIWKGLMCITGTESPVVVVLSGSMEPGFQRGDILFLHMNNDPIRAGDIVVFNIDGRDIPIVHRVIKVHERQDTQETYYLTKGDNNDMDDRVLYNHGQNWLEKKHIMGKAAGFLPYAGWATIIMSEKPIVKYILVGALGLLVLTSKE; this is encoded by the exons ATGGGTTGGGTTTCAGACACAGTTCAATCTGTCAAGTCCATTAAATTCAGAGAAGCTTTGACCCAACTCATCACTCTCG GGTTGGTTGTAACATCTGCGCTAGTGATATGGAAAGGGTTAATGTGTATCACTGGAACTGAATCCCCTGTTGTCGTTGTTCTTTCTGGAAGCATGGAACCTGGTTTTCAAAGA GGTGACATTCTGTTCTTGCACATGAATAACGATCCTATTCGTGCCGGAGACATTGTGGTTTTCAATATAGAT GGACGTGATATTCCAATTGTTCACCGTGTAATTAAG gtCCATGAGCGTCAAGATACACAAGAGACTTATTACCTTACTAAAG GAGACAATAATGACATGGATGACAGGGTTTTGTACAATCATGGCCAGAATTGGCTGGAGAAAAAGCATATTATGGGAAAAGCTGCCGG GTTTTTACCTTATGCTGGTTGGGCTACAATAATCATGTCCGAAAAACCCATTGTCAAG TATATACTCGTGGGGGCATTGGGACTATTGGTTTTGACATCAAAGGAATAG
- the LOC127096422 gene encoding uncharacterized protein LOC127096422, with protein sequence MGWISDTVESVKSIKFREASTQLITLGLVVTSALVIWKGLMCITGTKSPVVVVLSESMEPGFQRGDILFLHMNNDPIRAGDIVVINIDGRDIPIVHRVIKVHERQDTQETYYLTKGDNNDMDDRVLYNHGQDWLEKKHIMGKAAGFLPYAGWATLIMSQKPIVKYILAGAFGLLVLISKE encoded by the exons ATGGGTTGGATTTCAGACACAGTTGAGTCTGTCAAATCCATTAAATTTAGAGAAGCTTCGACCCAACTCATCACTCTCG GGTTGGTTGTAACATCTGCGCTAGTTATATGGAAAGGGTTAATGTGTATCACTGGAACTAAATCCCCCGTTGTCGTTGTTCTTTCTGAAAGCATGGAACCTGGTTTTCAAAGA GGTGACATTCTGTTCTTGCACATGAATAATGATCCTATTCGTGCCGGAGACATTGTGGTTATCAATATAGAT GGACGTGATATTCCAATTGTTCACCGTGTAATTAAG gtCCATGAGCGTCAAGATACACAAGAGACTTATTACCTTACTAAAG GAGACAATAATGACATGGATGACAGGGTTTTGTATAATCATGGCCAGGATTGGTTGGAGAAAAAGCATATTATGGGAAAAGCTGCCGG GTTTTTACCTTATGCTGGTTGGGCTACACTAATTATGTCCCAAAAACCCATTGTCAAG TATATACTAGCGGGGGCATTTGGACTACTGGTTTTGATATCAAAGGAATAG